One genomic window of Solanum stenotomum isolate F172 chromosome 9, ASM1918654v1, whole genome shotgun sequence includes the following:
- the LOC125875995 gene encoding receptor-like protein kinase BRI1-like 3: protein MSHKRCQEYFSLNGVLKNVVFMIILLSCSFFVVESNARKLAENDQVGRLLAFKKSSVESDPNGFLNEWTSSSSSPCTWNGISCSNGQVVELNLSSVGLSGLLHLTDLMALPSLLRVNFNGNHFYGNLSSIASSCSFEFLDLSANNFSEVLVLEPLLKSCDKIKYLNVSGNSIKGVVLKFGPSLLQLDLSSNTISDFGILSYALSNCQNLNLLNFSSNKLAGKLKSSISSCKSLSVLDLSRNNLTGELNDLDFGTCQNLTVLNLSFNNLTSVEFPPSLANCQSLNTLNIAHNSIRMEIPSELLVKLKSLKRLVLAHNQFFDKIPSELGQSCSTLEELDLSGNRLTGELPSTFKLCSSLFSLNLGNNELSGDFLNTVISSLTNLRYLYLPFNNITGHVPRSLVNCTKLQVLDLSSNAFIGNVPFELCLAASGFPLELMLLASNYLTGTVPKQLGHCRNLRKIDLSFNYLTGSIPLEIWTLPNLSELVMWANNLTGEIPEGICINGGNLQTLILNNNFISGALPQSISNCTNLVWVSLSSNRLSGEIPQGIGNLANLAILQLGNNSLTGPIPQELGSCRNLIWLDLNSNALTGSIPLELADQAGHVNPGMASGKQFAFVRNEGGTECRGAGGLVEFEGIREERLAILPMVHFCPSTRIYSGRTMYTFTSNGSMIYLDLSYNSFSGTIPDNLGSLSFLQVLNLGHNNFTGTIPFNFGGLKIVGVLDLSHNSLQGFIPPSLGGLSFLSDLDVSNNNLSGTIPSGGQLTTFPASRYENNSGLCGVPLPPCGSGNGHHSSSIYHHGNKKPTTIGMVVGIMVSFVCIILLVIALYKIKMTQNEEEKRDKYIDSLPTSGSSSWKLSTVPEPLSINVATFEKPLRKLTFGHLLEATNGFSSESMIGSGGFGEVYKAQLRDGSTVAIKKLVHVTGQGDREFMAEMETIGKIKHRNLVPLLGYCKIGEERLLVYEYMKWGSLESVLHDGRKGGMFLDWPARKKIAIGSARGLAFLHHSCTPHIIHRDMKSSNVLLDENFEARVSDFGMARLVNALDTHLSVSTLAGTPGYVPPEYYQSFRCTAKGDVYSYGVILLELLSGKRPIDPRVFGDDNNLVGWAKQLHNEKRSHEILDPELITNLSGDAELYHYLKVAFECLDEKSYKRPTMIQVMTKFKELQTDSESDILDGISVKGSILEESQEREP from the coding sequence ATGAGTCATAAAAGATGCCAAGAATATTTTTCACTAAATGGGGTGTTGAAAAATGTTGTCTTTATGATAATACTTCTGAGTTGTAGTTTTTTTGTGGTGGAGTCAAATGCAAGAAAACTAGCTGAAAATGATCAAGTAGGGAGGTTATTAGCCTTCAAGAAATCCTCTGTTGAATCTGATCCAAACGGATTCTTGAATGAATggacttcatcttcttcaagtCCTTGCACTTGGAATGGGATTTCATGTTCAAATGGTCAAGTTGTTGAGCTTAATCTGTCTAGTGTTGGGCTCAGTGGGCTACTTCACCTCACTGATCTCATGGCCTTGCCTTCTTTGCTCAGAGTTAATTTCAATGGCAACCATTTCTATGGCAATCTTTCCTCAATAGCTAGTTCCTGTAGCTTTGAGTTTCTTGATTTATCAGCTAATAATTTCTCTGAGGTTCTTGTTTTAGAGCCTTTGTTGAAGTCTTGTGATAAAATTAAGTACCTAAATGTCTCTGGGAATTCAATTAAAGGGGTTGTTCTAAAGTTTGGACCTTCACTATTGCAGCTTGACTTATCAAGTAACACCATTTCAGATTTTGGCATTTTAAGTTATGCACTGTCCAATTGCCAGAATTTGAATCTCCTTAATTTCTCCTCAAATAAGCTTGCTGGCAAGCTAAAAAGCTCCATTTCTTCTTGCAAGAGTCTATCTGTTCTTGATCTTTCGCGTAATAACTTAACTGGAGAACTCAATGATCTTGATTTTGGGACTTGTCAAAATCTCACTGTCCTAAATTTGTCTTTCAACAACCTTACCTCAGTTGAGTTTCCACCCTCTTTGGCAAATTGCCAGAGCCTCAATACACTGAACATTGCCCATAATTCGATCCGAATGGAGATTCCTAGCGAGTTATTGGTGAAATTGAAGAGCTTGAAGCGATTGGTGCTAGCCCACAATCAGTTTTTTGACAAAATTCCGTCAGAATTGGGGCAGAGTTGCAGCACACTTGAGGAGCTTGATCTTTCTGGAAACCGGCTGACTGGTGAACTTCCTTCAACTTTTAAATTGTGCTCCTCACTTTTCAGTCTCAATCTTGGTAACAATGAGCTATCGGGTGATTTCTTGAATACTGTTATCAGTTCATTGACAAATCTTAGGTATCTTTACTTGCCATTCAATAACATAACTGGTCATGTACCAAGGTCTTTGGTGAACTGTACAAAACTTCAGGTACTCGACCTTAGTTCCAACGCGTTTATTGGGAATGTACCTTTTGAGTTGTGTTTAGCAGCCTCAGGCTTTCCACTGGAGCTGATGTTGTTAGCCAGTAATTATCTTACTGGAACTGTGCCTAAACAGCTTGGACATTGTAGGAACCTCAGGAAGATTGATCTCAGTTTCAATTACCTGACTGGTTCGATCCCATTGGAGATTTGGACCCTTCCAAATCTTTCGGAATTGGTAATGTGGGCTAATAATCTCACAGGTGAAATTCCTGAGGGCATTTGCATCAATGGAGGAAACCTTCAAACACTCATTCTCAATAACAATTTCATCTCAGGGGCACTTCCACAGTCCATTTCCAATTGTACCAACTTGGTTTGGGTTTCGTTGTCTAGCAATCGACTGTCTGGAGAGATACCACAAGGAATTGGGAATCTTGCAAATCTTGCTATCCTTCAGTTAGGTAATAACTCACTTACTGGACCGATCCCTCAGGAATTAGGTTCGTGCAGGAACTTGATATGGCTAGATTTAAATAGCAATGCTCTAACAGGTTCAATCCCTCTTGAGCTTGCTGATCAAGCTGGCCATGTTAATCCGGGAATGGCTTCTGGAAAACAGTTTGCTTTTGTGAGAAATGAGGGTGGAACTGAATGCAGGGGTGCTGGTGGACTGGTTGAGTTCGAGGGTATCCGTGAAGAGAGGCTTGCGATTTTACCTATGGTTCACTTCTGTCCATCAACTAGGATCTACTCTGGCAGGACGATGTACACCTTCACGAGCAATGGAAGCATGATTTACCTTGATCTTTCCTACAATTCTTTTTCAGGAACCATTCCTGATAATTTAGGTTCATTGAGCTTCCTTCAAGTTCTGAATTTGGGACACAACAATTTTACCGGAACCATTCCATTCAACTTTGGAGGTCTAAAGATAGTTGGAGTTCTTGATCTATCACATAACAGCCTACAGGGATTCATTCCACCCTCGTTAGGAGGCCTTTCATTTCTTAGTGATCTTGATGTTTCAAACAACAACTTATCGGGAACGATTCCTTCTGGTGGACAGCTGACTACATTTCCAGCTTCAAGATACGAAAACAATTCAGGCCTTTGTGGCGTCCCCCTTCCTCCTTGTGGCTCGGGCAATGGACACCATTCATCGAGTATTTACCATCATGGGAATAAGAAGCCTACAACTATAGGAATGGTGGTTGGTATTATGGTCTCTTTTGTATGTATTATACTACTTGTTATTGCCCTTTATAAGATTAAAATGACTCAGAATGAGGAGGAGAAGAGAGATAAATACATTGATAGCCTTCCAACTTCTGGCAGTAGCAGCTGGAAACTATCAACCGTTCCCGAGCCTCTAAGCATtaatgtggcaacatttgaaaAACCATTGAGGAAGCTGACCTTTGGTCATCTTCTAGAAGCGACCAACGGGTTCAGCTCTGAAAGCATGATTGGCTCTGGAGGTTTTGGTGAAGTGTACAAGGCTCAGCTGAGAGATGGCAGTACTGTTGCAATCAAGAAGCTCGTGCACGTAACAGGTCAAGGAGACAGAGAATTCATGGCTGAAATGGAGACTATTGGAAAAATCAAACATAGAAACCTTGTCCCTTTGTTGGGATATTGCAAGATTGGGGAGGAAAGGCTTCTCGTATACGAATACATGAAATGGGGAAGTCTTGAATCTGTTCTTCATGATGGCAGGAAAGGAGGGATGTTTCTTGATTGGCCAGCTAGAAAGAAAATCGCGATAGGATCAGCAAGAGGATTAGCATTTCTTCACCACAGCTGCACACCACACATAATTCATCGCGATATGAAGTCCAGTAATGTACTTTTAGATGAAAACTTTGAGGCACGAGTTTCTGATTTTGGAATGGCAAGGCTGGTAAATGCTCTGGATACTCATTTAAGTGTGAGTACACTTGCTGGTACTCCAGGTTATGTTCCTCCAGAGTACTACCAAAGTTTCAGGTGCACCGCAAAAGGGGACGTGTACAGTTATGGTGTCATACTGTTGGAGCTTCTTTCAGGGAAACGGCCAATAGATCCCCGTGTATTCGGTGATGATAACAATCTTGTTGGATGGGCAAAGCAACTTCATAACGAGAAACGAAGTCACGAGATTCTTGATCCTGAGCTAATAACAAATCTATCTGGTGATGCTGAACTCTATCATTACTTGAAAGTTGCATTTGAATGCCTTGATGAGAAATCTTACAAAAGGCCAACAATGATACAAGTGATGACCAAGTTTAAAGAACTACAAACTGATTCAGAAAGCGATATTCTTGATGGCATTTCAGTGAAAGGTTCTATACTCGAGGAATCGCAAGAGAGGGAACCGTAA